The genomic region TTCCCTCGTCTCctcgtatggttcaagaactgatcttttgctgctggaaatttagttttaacaaaaccctcagaactcGCCCACTCTCAgcctcagaaagcttggtcatgagtaaAACACATGTGATGGCAGTTTAACTTTTACCCTGGATAAGCCCTCTGCATTGGATGGATAAAATGGAGGATGACctactggtttactgaacacacataactGATTAtcacaataatcattattatacccaaagcaaaataattcatttcagtaattaaaatacatttactgaaccaagagattatgatgattgtaataacagtaataaagtcaaaagtttattaaaattattatttaaaactaTTATTGTGATTTTGAAGTGTCCTTCagcctgggacggaacagcagcagataaagatggtttcagcagacatcacggctcctggtgggttaatctgtgggcaaagttacagtcgacccagcttgacccagctgggaaaatgtgacctttgtcacaaattagaggccattcatgacgctacaatgaACGGGTGATGATGGACCAGTGATGAAGAACTAGAGATGATGAACTGGTGATGAAGAACCAGTGATGAACTGGTGATGTTGAACTGGTGGTGataaaccagtgatgatgaactggTAGTGataaaccagtgatgatgaactggTGATGGTGAACCAGTGATTATGAACCagcgatgatgaaccagtaatgaactGGTGATGAAGAACCAGTGATGAACTGGTGATGATGAACTGGTGATTTTGAACCAGTGATGAAGAACTagcgatgatgaaccagtgatgatgaactgaTGTGGTGATGAACTGGTAATGAGGAACCAATGATGAACTGGTGATGATGAAACAgtcaccagtgatgatgaactgaTGTGGTGATGAACTGGTAATGAGGAACCAATGATGAACTGGTGATGACGAACCAGTGATGAAGAACTagcgatgatgaaccagtgatgatgaactgaTGTGGTGATGAActggtgatgatgaaccagtgatgatgaaccagtgatgaagaACTagcgatgatgaaccagtgatgatgaactgaTGTGGTGATGAActggtgatgatgaaccagtgatgatgaactgaTGTGGTGATGAACTGGTGATGATGAACCGCTGGTGATGAActggtgatgatgaaccagtgatgatgaaccagtgatgaaccGGTGGTGATGAACTGGTGATGATGAACCAGAGATGAACtggtgatgatgaacaggtgatgaTGAACCACTGGTGATGAActggtgatgatgaaccagtgatgaactggtgatgatgaaccagtgggtGATTGTTCATTTAATGAGAATATTTAAAACAAAGACAGGCTCCATCCTTAGTTAGTGACTATGTTTATGACAGTTTAAacatctgtcctctgattggttttgATGTGAATATTGCTGTCTAGCTCTACATTGAGAGCATTAACGATTTAAAAAATCCAAATGATTGTCTCTGTTAAGCCTTTTTCATTCCCCATCAGCAGCTTTGATGCTTTCTGAGGAGCTAACTCAAACACCAGCCTCCATCGTGGTGACCACCAGGGGGTTAAAGTTCAGTGTTTGAGTCAACCAAGAGTTGATGCGGATTCTTGAAAcaagaacaacaaacaaaaagcaaGCTCGTTACATAACAGCAGAGGTTCTTTCTTCCTGGAGAGGGAGGCTCCTGCTGTTTTTGTGGACCCTGCTTCTGGAAAACCAGACCACGCCCCCTGTTTGATTCAGAGGACTTATCAGCGGCTGAACCCAGAGCTCTGCGATCAGACTGAGCTAGAGAGGAGACAAGAACTTTAAATGCCAACAAAGACCCGGCCCGGAACACCTTCTCTCGCCTGTGGAcgctacagcagcagcagcatggacTACCTGGACATGCGCGCTCCTTATGATTACACCTTTAACTTTTGGAACGACTACCTAGGTTTATCAACTCTTGTCGCCAAAAACAAGATGAGCAGCCCGTACTGTAACCCCAACTCCATCACGGAGTCTTTAAAAGCGACACTGGGTTTAGAGGACGAGTCCTCCGTCTGCTCCTGCGTTATTGCGCACGGCAGAGACACTGAAGGACACCTGGACTGCTGCTGCGCAGCCCCGGGCTCGCCGCCGCTCTCCGTCTACGAACTGAAGGAGAGCATCTCTCTGCTCCGGCCGTACGAGCACGTCGCAGCCGAGGCTCAGCTGGGAGGGAGAGACTCTCCTCCATACGGGGGCAGCTTCGCCGGCTTCGACGTGTTCTCAATAGACCGACGACGCAAAcagagccagaggagcaagccGGAGCCGAAGGTATGCGTGTTCTGTCGGAATAACGGTGCGCCGGAGGAAGTTTACGGTACCCACATCCTAAAGGCGGTGGACGGGAGAGTCCTGTGCCCCATCCTCCGGGCCTACACCTGCCCCCTGTGCACCGCCAACGGAGACAACGCGCACACCATCAAGTACTGCCCGTTGTCCAAAGAGCAGCCAAACCAGAGAGTAGCCAGGGGGGGCCGGGCCTTCGGCAAGAGGCTGAAACTCTTCTGAGCTCTTCTGAGCCccaacaacaatgaaaaaacaaaaagaagtTGCACTGAAGCGACCGGGTCTGGGGTCGGACATGATGTCAGATGCATCCGCAACGCTTCCGTCCTGAGCGCAGTTTACACAGACGCAGCACTCGAGCCAAAGTTTTGTCCAGATGACCCGCGAATGCCACCTTCATGCTGTTTGTGCCAGAGCATGTCAGCTCATCATGCAGCACTGGGGCGAATGTTTATTCCCCATGTGTCCCCTGATGGGTGTCCCCTCTGATGGATGTCCCCTGATGGGGAGGCTGACTGACGCAAACCTCCCTTCACGCGCAGCACTGCTGAGATGTTTTGTACCAAAGGAGAACTCTTTTATATAGAATCTTAACCTGGAGGTATTTCTGGTTTTATGTTGGATGTCCTGGTTTTGTGTGATCTGCCTAAAGCGGATCTGACTTGCTGCTCGTTTCAGTTCAAAACTGACTTACCCTTGTGCACCTGCTGTTCTTGTAACACCTATAGAGATGAAACCTGACATTCCAAACAAACCGTTGTTTATGTACTTGTTTTGACTGTATGTACCACTGGAGAATAAATCCACTGTAAATGGCTTATGAATAAACACATCATTTACATTTTAGTTCGACTACTCTGTTCACTTTGCAAAGGCTGCTCAAACACACCTTCTGAAAACATGGACAGTTGCGCTCCCTAGCGTCCAAAACCTCCATCTGCAGCagtttaacattttaacgttaaacTGTTGTTAAACAATGAAAACTCATTTAAGCATTTTTAAAACGAACATTAAACCATGAAACCTTTGAACATGTTAAATAcctctactactaatactactacaacAATAATACAAATATTAAAAGGTAATAGCGCAAAATTTTTATGCAAACATCGTTTATGCTTTACTCAgttttgcagatttttttttaaattaaagggACAAAAATGTTTCTGCCAAGAGGTTGAACTGCTGGTTAAAAGGAGAGGGAAAACATGCTTCATATAATAGATTACTTCTAAAGTAATCTGTTACTTCTAAAGATCACATTGATTGATTATTAGGACAAGTATATTCCACCCACAGGATATTTGCCTGTTCTCCCTTTGGCTCATGGACTAATTAAACCGTCCCAAAACACCAAAAGTAATTACTGAAgacattaataataaataaacacatgTAAACACAAACATTCACTGTAGGATTAGGGGTTAAAGCCTGTTCATAAAAAAACGTACATTATAATTTTTATGCTTGTTCAACACGGGTATAATCAGTTTTTGAGTCTCGATTTTGTGTCCAGCGACATGTAGCTCCGTGCAGGGGAGAGAGGTGAAAAGATCCTGGGAGTGAGGgaatctgctgctggaggagttAAAGCGCAAGTCAATCCCTActagattctaactccactcccacttcatgtttgaaaaatgcaacaaatgctgttgcctggcagaccgagagggcggagctgctaacaaatacacacacacacacacaggctcacgacagcattgtgacatcataatgtaccagtttacatcatagcatacctcttagccaatagcagtggcagatttaaattaaaatacagtgcagagtttttacctgacgacggcacaacactgccagttttaggcagaatatttaaatttttactaagatgtactgaagtgccaaattattgactacaaatcaaatcaaatcaaatcaaatcacttttattgtcacgtcacatgtgcaggtacactggtacagtacatgcgagtgaaattcttgtgtgcgagcttcacagcaacagagttgtgcaaaaatacagtaacgtaaaaacaagcaaaatataaaaaatggctaatctaagtaataatatgtacagtatgtaaggtatatacattactgaatgtgtgtgctagtattttattttattttttttttctacgtgtgtgtgtgagtgtgtaaatagtgtgtatatacatattttacaaatgaataaagtaaaccataagataagagatataaaatatacagaggttggtatgtgcaaaactgtGGCATTAATGAACAGtaaggagtgtgtaatgttggagtttcagtagtgagggtgaggtgtctgtgaagtgttcagcagtctgatggcctgatgggaaaagctgtctctcagtctgctggttctggaccgggtgctgcagaacctccttcctgatggaagtagtctgaacagtttatggctggggtgagttgagtccttgatgatcctccccgctttcctcaggcaccgcttcctgtagatgtcctggagggagggaagctcacctccaataatcctttctgcacaccgcacaactctctggagagctttgcggttgtaagcggtgctgttgccataccaggtggagatgcatccagtgaggatgctctcaatggcacagcgatagaaggtcctgaggatgcggcggctcatgcgtgtctgcagcacaattagacactcgtttatttagtttatcagcaaaaaaaagtttatttgggggatgacttgctctttaaggatggAGAATGGAGTTCATCCCTGCACAACTACATGCTGCAACATTCTGCTGGAACCAGTGTGGAACAAGAAGCTGAAAGTTTTTTATTCAGTAACTTACAGTTTGGTTTAAATGTAATGATAGAATCCTAAAACACACACtgggagggagagagagttaaGATGGTATTTGTTATTGCTTGTGACACTCCATATGCCTTATAAATACCAGATATGCGACATCATGTACGTTTCATGTATCATTAATTCATTTTACACATTGTGACATCATTATTGGTAACACTTTAAGCAACAAATTATAAGAGAAACCAAAATAGATGAGCCATACGACCCTGCTCTCCTAAAGGGGCCAGAATTCCTATCACTGTCAATTTTCCCGAGAAACTACATCACAGCTGAGTGTCGGGCGGCAGATTTTGAAGTCTGATTTATTTGGtcatcttgccttggattggataacagcaacccaGCTCTACCACttatttgcaacgttgatgttttatctccacaaaacacacaagcctggaagagttctgccatgtggtggagtaatGCTAGCATTAGCATCTACTAcctagacattctctgctgtttcttggacactaaaccagcaacagccttccctgttgagtGTCAAatggggtgagtccatgaatgttagtgacagtgtgacgtagatctgtcaggcttttctaatcctagagtttcaccgtctgttttctatcagaagctaatgcaggaaacaggcgtaggagactgttttcatgttcagcctgcatgaaaaactcagagtgactgattatgatcagaaagaagattttaaagaGGGTTTTTCAGTGGCCTCCTGGATGCTGAACAGTCAGGCAGTTTCAGCACATCAGCAGATACAGAGGTCTCCATCAGGAGTTCCTCCCACACGTAGCCCAAGTCAGGACAGCTGGAGAACA from Nothobranchius furzeri strain GRZ-AD chromosome 18, NfurGRZ-RIMD1, whole genome shotgun sequence harbors:
- the LOC107391885 gene encoding nanos homolog 1; its protein translation is MPTKTRPGTPSLACGRYSSSSMDYLDMRAPYDYTFNFWNDYLGLSTLVAKNKMSSPYCNPNSITESLKATLGLEDESSVCSCVIAHGRDTEGHLDCCCAAPGSPPLSVYELKESISLLRPYEHVAAEAQLGGRDSPPYGGSFAGFDVFSIDRRRKQSQRSKPEPKVCVFCRNNGAPEEVYGTHILKAVDGRVLCPILRAYTCPLCTANGDNAHTIKYCPLSKEQPNQRVARGGRAFGKRLKLF